A window from Myripristis murdjan chromosome 11, fMyrMur1.1, whole genome shotgun sequence encodes these proteins:
- the LOC115368208 gene encoding homocysteine-responsive endoplasmic reticulum-resident ubiquitin-like domain member 2 protein, with the protein MDQGVMDGPVTLVIKAPNQKYDDQTINCYQNWTVEKLKAHLSDVYPSKPSSKDQRLVYSGKLLLDHFTLKDVLRKQDEYHMLHLVCASRTPPGSPKPHSSRGNKSPEISSAGPTDVQSSNSPSSGRAGQPPPTGQSSDGLRQRVGPFPYYPMHPAFMHNSTWSQSPPQVAPPANMPSYYSPMTLMWWQQLYAQQYYMYNQMLAASSQHVRPTQHLTQSHQSDSVNPRPQVDRRGNQEVQMNAQGGEVLNEEEQNQDWLDWVYTMSRAAILLSIVYFYSSFSRFVMVMGAMLVLYLHQAGWFLFNLENDLQLPGDGANQEDMEGELQNPDLQETDRAMDQGLDDDGESGEEGAEDPNNPPNTGFLSSTWSFIITFFMSLIPERPPNAAN; encoded by the exons ATGGATCAGGGTGTTATGGACGGTCCTGTTACTCTTGTCATCAAAGCCCCCAACCAGAAGTATGATGACCAGACCATCAACTGTTACCAAAACTGGACGGTGGAGAAGCTCAAAGCCCACCTGTCGGACGTGTACCCCAGTAAACCA AGCTCCAAAGACCAGAGACTGGTGTATTCTGGGAAGCTCCTTCTGGATCACTTCACCTTGAAGGATGTTCTTAGAAAG CAGGATGAGTACCACATGCTCCATCTGGTGTGCGCCTCACGCACCCCTCCTGGGTCCCCGAAGCCCCACAGCAGCCGCGGTAACAAGTCCCCGGAGATCTCGTCAGCTGGTCCCACG GACGTTCAGAGCTCTAACAGCCCCTCCTCCGGTCGGGCCGGCCAGCCGCCCCCAACCGGACAGAGCAGCGATGGCCTCAGACAGCGAGTGGGCCCCTTCCCGTATTACCCGATGCACCCAGCATTTATGCATAA CTCGACATGGAGCCAGTCGCCCCCGCAAGTCGCTCCCCCTGCAAACATGCCTTCATATTACAGTCCCATGACACTTATGTGGTGGCAGCAACTGTATGCCCAGCAATACTACATGTACAA tcagATGTTGGCTGCGTCCTCCCAGCATGTCAGACCAACCCAGCACTTGACCCAGTCGCACCAGTCAGACTCTGTGAACCCGCGCCCCCAGGTTGATCGCCGCGGCAACCAAGAAGTCCAGATGAATGCCCAGGGAGGGGAGGTCCTGAACGAGGAGGAGCAGAACCAGGATTGGCTGGACTGGGTGTACACGATGTCTCGCGCCGCCATCTTGCTCAGTATAGTCTACTTTTACTCCTCCTTCAGCCGCTTCGTCATGGTGATGGGGGCGATGCTGGTGCTCTACTT GCACCAAGCAGGCTGGTTTCTTTTTAACTTGGAGAATGATCTCCAGCTTCCAGGGGATGGAGCCAATCAAGAGGATATGGAAGGAGAGCTGCAAAACCCCGACTTACAGGAAACG GACCGGGCGATGGATCAAGGCTTGGACGACGACGGTGAAAgtggagaggaaggagcagaGGATCCCAACAACCCGCCCAACACGGGCTTCCTGTCTTCCACCTGGTCCTTCATCATAACTTTTTTCATGTCACTCATCCCGGAGCGCCCGCCAAACGCTGCGAACTGA